In one window of Vibrio sp. DW001 DNA:
- the kdsC gene encoding 3-deoxy-manno-octulosonate-8-phosphatase KdsC yields MSENDLVNTIYGPVSKDIIAIAKGIKLLICDVDGVFSDGLIYMGNQGEEMKTFHTRDGYGVKSLMNAGIEIAIITGRKSQIVENRMKALGINLIYQGQDDKVKAYKDICSKINVLPESTGYIGDDLIDWPVMEKVALKVCVADGHPLLARRANYVTHIKGGHGAVREVCDLILEARDELDVHKGLSI; encoded by the coding sequence TTGTCAGAAAACGATCTTGTGAACACCATTTATGGCCCGGTATCAAAAGATATTATCGCCATTGCAAAAGGAATTAAGCTACTCATCTGTGACGTTGATGGCGTATTTTCTGACGGCTTGATTTACATGGGTAATCAAGGAGAAGAGATGAAGACCTTCCATACTCGCGATGGATATGGTGTGAAGTCGCTTATGAATGCTGGAATCGAAATCGCGATAATTACTGGTCGAAAATCACAAATCGTCGAAAATAGGATGAAGGCTTTGGGTATAAACCTCATCTATCAAGGACAAGACGACAAAGTTAAGGCTTATAAGGATATCTGTTCTAAAATTAATGTCTTACCTGAATCTACTGGCTACATCGGCGATGACCTTATCGATTGGCCAGTAATGGAAAAAGTAGCGCTCAAAGTTTGTGTTGCAGATGGTCATCCACTACTTGCAAGACGTGCAAACTATGTCACTCATATCAAGGGTGGTCATGGAGCAGTACGCGAAGTATGCGATCTAATATTGGAAGCAAGAGACGAGTTAGACGTGCATAAAGGTTTGAGTATATGA
- the lptC gene encoding LPS export ABC transporter periplasmic protein LptC, giving the protein MSISRVLYTMVFIVAAYSAYYLFGARNVEVVQVVPDIEVPALSGRNVDNSNYNDSGTRSYRITSNYLDHYAVSGDTRFEYPVLYIYKDGEIQEWEVTADRGILNKDHVLTLYDNVLAKNLLPDAGFDTMATDRLSIHLDNRDFWADNPVLLVGPAFENKGQAMKGNFGKNIATLFNHVQGRYETLTP; this is encoded by the coding sequence ATGAGTATTTCTCGCGTTCTTTACACCATGGTTTTTATAGTAGCGGCGTACTCAGCTTACTACTTGTTTGGTGCAAGAAACGTAGAAGTAGTTCAGGTTGTCCCCGATATTGAAGTGCCAGCGCTTAGCGGTCGAAATGTCGATAATTCAAATTACAACGATTCTGGTACCAGAAGCTATCGAATTACCTCTAATTATCTAGACCATTATGCGGTAAGTGGCGACACCAGATTTGAGTACCCAGTTCTTTATATTTATAAAGACGGTGAAATCCAAGAATGGGAAGTCACGGCTGACCGTGGCATTTTAAATAAGGATCACGTCCTCACTTTATACGATAACGTCCTAGCTAAAAATTTATTACCTGATGCTGGTTTTGATACCATGGCAACAGACAGACTTTCTATTCACTTAGATAATAGAGATTTTTGGGCAGACAACCCGGTGTTATTAGTCGGCCCAGCATTTGAAAACAAAGGACAAGCGATGAAAGGTAATTTTGGAAAAAACATCGCCACTCTGTTCAACCATGTACAAGGTAGATATGAAACTCTCACACCTTAG
- the lptA gene encoding lipopolysaccharide transport periplasmic protein LptA encodes MKLSHLSLIACLLATSNAYALKSDSDQPIYIDSDTQNLDMKSNTVTFTGDVKLKQGSININADKLIVIRNPVDGSLREIEGYGNPATFSQLTDDGKTLNGQSKELYYNVNDDKLIMITDAILSQDESIIKGNKITYKIGSQKLTADSGAGERVKTVLQPTQTTKQ; translated from the coding sequence ATGAAACTCTCACACCTTAGTCTTATCGCTTGTTTGCTTGCGACAAGTAACGCTTATGCGCTTAAGTCTGATTCGGATCAGCCTATTTATATAGACTCAGACACTCAGAACCTTGATATGAAAAGTAATACCGTTACTTTTACAGGGGACGTAAAACTCAAGCAAGGCAGCATAAACATCAACGCTGACAAACTTATCGTCATCCGTAATCCAGTGGATGGATCATTAAGAGAGATTGAAGGTTATGGAAATCCTGCAACATTTTCTCAGTTGACTGATGATGGGAAAACATTAAACGGGCAATCTAAAGAGCTCTATTACAATGTTAATGATGACAAATTAATAATGATTACTGATGCCATACTGTCTCAAGATGAAAGTATTATAAAGGGAAACAAAATCACCTATAAAATTGGCTCGCAAAAACTCACCGCAGATAGTGGTGCAGGTGAACGAGTAAAAACCGTCCTTCAACCAACACAAACGACTAAGCAATAA
- the lptB gene encoding LPS export ABC transporter ATP-binding protein: MAILKAEHLAKSYKNRKVVADVSLTVESGQIVGLLGPNGAGKTTSFYMIVGLVARDEGRIMIDDNDISILPMHSRSRMGIGYLPQEASIFRKLSVEDNIMAVLETRKELSREDRQDRMEDLLDEFNIQHIRKSAGMALSGGERRRVEIARALAANPEFILLDEPFAGVDPISVIDIKKIIEHLRDRGLGVLITDHNVRETLDVCEKAYIVSQGHLIAEGTPDQVLNNEQVKQVYLGEQFRL; the protein is encoded by the coding sequence ATGGCAATATTAAAAGCAGAGCATTTAGCCAAGAGCTATAAGAATCGAAAAGTCGTTGCCGATGTGAGCTTGACCGTAGAGTCAGGACAGATCGTTGGTTTACTCGGCCCAAACGGTGCAGGTAAAACAACCTCCTTTTATATGATTGTTGGACTTGTCGCACGTGATGAAGGAAGAATCATGATTGATGATAACGACATTAGTATTCTTCCTATGCACAGTCGATCACGTATGGGGATAGGGTACCTCCCCCAAGAAGCATCCATATTTCGAAAACTGTCGGTTGAAGACAATATTATGGCCGTTCTAGAAACTCGAAAAGAACTGAGCCGTGAAGACAGACAAGACAGAATGGAAGATCTGTTGGATGAGTTTAATATCCAACACATCAGAAAAAGTGCGGGAATGGCTTTGTCAGGAGGCGAACGTCGGCGAGTTGAGATAGCCAGAGCCCTAGCCGCCAATCCGGAGTTCATCTTGTTAGATGAACCATTCGCAGGGGTTGACCCCATATCCGTCATCGACATTAAAAAAATCATAGAGCATTTACGAGACAGAGGCCTAGGTGTACTTATCACTGATCACAATGTTCGCGAAACACTCGACGTATGTGAGAAAGCTTACATAGTAAGTCAAGGCCATCTCATTGCAGAAGGGACACCAGATCAAGTTCTCAACAATGAACAGGTGAAACAGGTTTATCTCGGGGAGCAATTCCGTCTATGA
- a CDS encoding RNA polymerase factor sigma-54 has product MKPSLQLKLGQQLAMTPQLQQAIRLLQLSTLDLQQEIQEALESNPLLDVDEGPEEATITDNNEKAKDDSSTEVAVEVSSEPEVPDSSEVIEKSEISDDLEMDASWDDVYSANTGSTGIALDDDMPVYQGETTQSLQDYLLWQLDLTPFSETDQTIATAIIDAVDNYGYLTVSVEEILESVSSEDVELDEVEAVLKRVQQFDPLGVASRNLQECLLLQLVTYPDDTPWLAETKLILTNHIDQLGNRDYKLILKESKLKEDQLREIMQLIQQLDPRPGSSITPDETEYVIPDVSVLKDKGKWSVTINPDSVPRLKVNQQYAAMGKGNSVDSQFIRSNLQEAKWLIKSLESRNETLLKVSRCIVEHQQDFFEFGEEAMKPMVLNDIALAVEMHESTISRVTTQKFMHTPRGIFELKYFFSSHVSTDNGGECSSTAIRALIKKLVAAENAAKPLSDSKIAALLADQGIQVARRTIAKYRESLGISPSSQRKRLL; this is encoded by the coding sequence ATGAAACCATCATTACAACTCAAGCTTGGCCAACAACTTGCTATGACGCCCCAGTTGCAGCAAGCCATTCGCTTGTTGCAATTATCGACTTTAGACTTGCAGCAAGAGATCCAAGAAGCTTTAGAATCTAACCCTTTACTCGACGTTGATGAAGGCCCTGAAGAAGCGACGATTACTGATAACAATGAAAAAGCCAAAGATGACTCGTCTACAGAGGTCGCGGTCGAAGTATCAAGCGAACCTGAAGTTCCAGACAGCTCTGAAGTTATTGAAAAATCGGAAATTTCTGACGACTTAGAAATGGATGCGTCATGGGATGACGTTTATAGTGCGAACACGGGTAGTACCGGTATAGCACTCGATGACGACATGCCTGTTTACCAAGGTGAAACCACTCAAAGCCTTCAAGATTACCTATTATGGCAACTCGATTTAACTCCATTTTCAGAAACTGACCAAACGATTGCAACCGCGATCATCGACGCTGTTGATAACTATGGGTACCTCACCGTTTCTGTGGAAGAAATCCTAGAAAGCGTCAGTAGCGAAGACGTCGAATTGGATGAAGTTGAAGCGGTATTAAAACGAGTCCAACAGTTTGACCCATTAGGCGTCGCCTCTCGTAACCTTCAAGAATGTTTGCTGCTTCAGCTCGTCACGTATCCAGACGACACGCCTTGGTTAGCTGAAACAAAACTGATCTTAACCAATCATATCGACCAGTTGGGTAATCGCGATTACAAGCTAATCTTAAAAGAAAGTAAGCTAAAAGAAGACCAACTTCGCGAAATCATGCAATTGATTCAACAGCTTGATCCTCGCCCTGGTAGCTCGATCACACCAGATGAGACAGAATATGTCATTCCTGATGTTTCTGTTCTTAAAGATAAAGGCAAGTGGTCAGTCACGATAAACCCAGACAGCGTTCCAAGGCTGAAAGTAAATCAACAGTATGCCGCGATGGGCAAAGGCAATAGTGTCGATAGCCAATTTATTCGCAGTAATCTGCAAGAAGCAAAATGGTTAATCAAAAGTTTAGAGAGTCGCAATGAGACCTTATTAAAGGTTTCCCGCTGTATTGTTGAACACCAGCAAGACTTCTTCGAGTTTGGAGAAGAAGCAATGAAGCCAATGGTACTTAACGATATTGCCTTGGCTGTCGAGATGCATGAATCGACTATATCTAGGGTTACGACCCAGAAATTTATGCATACTCCAAGAGGTATTTTTGAACTCAAGTATTTTTTCTCAAGCCATGTAAGTACCGATAATGGTGGAGAATGTTCATCAACGGCAATTCGAGCATTAATTAAGAAGTTGGTCGCGGCAGAGAACGCGGCCAAACCACTAAGTGATAGCAAGATTGCCGCACTGTTAGCTGACCAAGGGATACAGGTAGCAAGACGAACCATAGCAAAATACCGAGAATCTTTGGGTATTTCCCCATCGAGTCAGCGTAAACGCCTACTCTAG
- the hpf gene encoding ribosome hibernation promoting factor, whose product MQINIKGHHVEITDSMQDYVNSKFQKLERFFEHINNVHVVLRVEKVHHIAEATLHVSQGDIHATADEEYMYAAIDSLVDKLVRQLNKHKEKLNNH is encoded by the coding sequence ATGCAAATCAATATTAAAGGACATCACGTTGAGATTACCGATTCAATGCAGGACTACGTAAATTCTAAATTTCAAAAATTAGAGCGTTTTTTCGAACATATAAATAATGTTCATGTGGTATTACGCGTAGAAAAAGTGCACCATATCGCAGAAGCAACACTACATGTCAGCCAAGGCGATATCCATGCGACAGCAGACGAAGAGTACATGTATGCTGCGATAGACTCTTTAGTCGATAAATTAGTACGTCAGTTAAACAAACATAAAGAAAAACTAAATAATCATTAA
- the ptsN gene encoding PTS IIA-like nitrogen regulatory protein PtsN yields MQISQVLSLDCTKSAVQCTSKKRALELISQIAAEHTGKSSNELFECMLNREKMGSTGIGNGIAIPHARMMAADEAVAILVQCSEPIEFDSIDNKPVDLLFALLVPDAQCKEHLKTLSSMAERLSNKQVLKQLRAAQSDKELFEVMINNA; encoded by the coding sequence ATGCAAATTAGCCAAGTACTATCATTGGACTGCACTAAAAGTGCCGTCCAATGTACAAGCAAAAAACGCGCTTTAGAACTCATAAGCCAAATAGCAGCGGAACATACCGGAAAAAGTTCAAACGAACTATTTGAATGTATGCTCAACCGAGAAAAAATGGGTAGTACTGGAATTGGGAACGGGATAGCAATTCCACACGCTAGAATGATGGCGGCGGACGAAGCCGTTGCTATTCTTGTTCAGTGCAGCGAACCGATTGAGTTCGACTCTATTGATAATAAGCCCGTCGATCTGTTATTCGCCCTTCTTGTTCCTGATGCACAATGTAAAGAGCATCTAAAAACGCTTTCCTCAATGGCTGAGCGCCTAAGCAACAAACAGGTTCTAAAACAGCTCAGAGCAGCGCAAAGCGACAAAGAGCTTTTCGAGGTAATGATAAATAACGCATGA
- the rapZ gene encoding RNase adapter RapZ has product MNGVTQPDDTAHLVIISGQSGAGKSVALRVLEDLGYYTVDNLPIDLLDQFINSTKNSRQNVAVSIDIRNLPNNPDFFTQKLTELRESTELTLFFLGASPTSLLKRYSETRRIHPLSLGKDKLSLDQAIEKESVLLEYVKEQADLVIDSSDQSLHDLSELVRMRILGRERQELVMVFESFGFKYGLPHDADYIFDVRFLPNPHWEPALRSFTGLDKPVIDFLKTQHSVTELKQDIQLFIQKWLPSLEKNNRSYLTVAIGCTGGKHRSVFITQQLGEYFKAQGKQVQIRHTSIEKLRG; this is encoded by the coding sequence ATGAATGGTGTAACTCAACCGGATGATACTGCCCACTTAGTTATTATTAGTGGTCAATCTGGCGCAGGGAAAAGCGTCGCATTAAGAGTGCTTGAGGATCTAGGTTATTATACTGTTGATAACCTACCGATAGATTTACTCGACCAATTTATCAATTCGACGAAAAACAGTCGGCAAAATGTTGCCGTCAGCATTGATATTAGAAATCTGCCAAACAATCCAGATTTTTTCACCCAAAAACTAACAGAATTGAGAGAGTCGACCGAACTGACGCTCTTCTTTTTAGGTGCAAGCCCTACCTCTCTATTAAAACGATACAGCGAAACAAGGCGTATTCATCCTCTTTCACTTGGCAAAGATAAGCTCTCTCTTGATCAAGCCATTGAGAAAGAAAGCGTATTGCTAGAGTACGTAAAAGAACAGGCTGATCTAGTAATAGATAGTAGTGACCAATCTCTACACGATTTAAGTGAATTGGTTCGAATGAGAATCTTAGGCCGCGAGAGACAAGAACTGGTTATGGTATTTGAGTCTTTCGGCTTTAAGTATGGCTTACCTCATGATGCTGACTATATATTCGATGTTCGTTTCTTGCCCAATCCACACTGGGAGCCGGCGTTAAGATCGTTCACTGGTTTAGATAAACCCGTAATCGATTTCCTTAAAACTCAACATTCTGTCACTGAGCTAAAGCAAGACATACAACTGTTTATACAAAAATGGCTTCCATCTTTAGAGAAGAATAACCGAAGTTATCTTACCGTGGCGATTGGTTGTACTGGCGGGAAGCATCGTTCTGTCTTTATAACACAACAACTTGGTGAATATTTCAAAGCTCAAGGTAAGCAAGTACAGATCAGACATACCAGTATTGAAAAGCTCAGAGGGTAG
- a CDS encoding HPr family phosphocarrier protein codes for MTQKCSKTVLIQNRLGLHARAAVKLVELAQSYDADISVSNEENKEMSADSVMGLIMLESSQGQYVTISARGSDASIALDAVCELIESKFEEDE; via the coding sequence TTGACTCAAAAATGCAGTAAAACCGTACTTATTCAAAATCGTTTAGGCCTACATGCGAGAGCCGCGGTCAAACTAGTTGAACTTGCCCAAAGTTATGATGCAGATATCTCAGTTAGTAATGAAGAAAATAAAGAAATGTCAGCCGACAGCGTCATGGGTTTAATCATGCTGGAGTCTTCACAAGGTCAATACGTCACTATTTCCGCCCGAGGTTCCGATGCCTCCATCGCTCTAGACGCAGTGTGTGAGTTAATCGAATCTAAATTTGAAGAAGATGAGTAG
- the mgtE gene encoding magnesium transporter → MAEPQQELDQAQQAHQTLQEVSDALDSGRFVHVRRQLQDMEPEDIAHLLESSPRKSRDVLWQLTDPEDYGEILDELNEDVKDGLVSQMAPEKLAEATEGMDTDDLAYVLRSLPDNVSKEILDQMDISDRFRVETALAYPEDTAGGMMNTDVTTIRGDVELDVVLRYLRMKGELPDVTDALYVIDEDSRLIGHLSLTTLITTQPDVQVSEVMDDADEAIPVDTSDSDVASLFERRDWVSAPVVDENQHLVGRITIDDVVDIIREDAEHSMMSLAGMDDDEDTFAPVFKSTKRRSVWLGANVLAALAAASVSNMFEATLEQMAAIAVLMTIVPSMGGVAGNQTVALVIRGLALGHIGDSNKKELLLKEAAIGFLNGLLWAFIIGGIVVVWKGDWLLGGIIAAAMLTNLIVAGIAGVTIPILLKKMKIDPALAGGMALTTITDVIGLSVFLGLATVFI, encoded by the coding sequence ATGGCGGAGCCGCAACAAGAACTCGATCAAGCCCAACAAGCTCACCAAACCCTACAAGAAGTCAGCGATGCACTCGACAGTGGTCGCTTTGTTCATGTCCGTCGTCAACTCCAAGACATGGAACCAGAAGACATTGCTCATCTTCTAGAATCCTCTCCACGAAAATCTCGAGATGTACTTTGGCAATTAACCGATCCTGAAGACTATGGTGAAATCCTTGACGAGCTAAATGAGGATGTGAAAGATGGTCTTGTATCCCAGATGGCGCCTGAAAAGCTTGCAGAAGCGACAGAAGGCATGGATACCGATGACTTAGCCTATGTGCTTCGAAGCCTGCCTGACAATGTGTCCAAAGAGATTCTGGACCAAATGGATATCTCTGACAGGTTTCGAGTAGAAACCGCTCTTGCCTATCCTGAAGATACCGCTGGTGGGATGATGAATACCGACGTAACCACTATTCGTGGAGACGTTGAACTAGACGTAGTATTACGCTATTTGCGCATGAAGGGCGAGCTCCCTGACGTCACTGACGCATTGTATGTCATCGATGAAGATAGCCGTCTTATTGGACACCTTTCTCTGACCACATTGATCACCACACAACCTGATGTTCAAGTCAGTGAAGTGATGGATGATGCCGATGAGGCGATTCCCGTCGATACAAGTGATTCCGATGTCGCAAGCTTATTTGAACGTCGTGACTGGGTATCAGCCCCTGTTGTCGATGAAAATCAACACCTTGTTGGTCGTATTACCATCGATGACGTAGTCGACATCATCCGTGAAGACGCTGAGCATTCAATGATGAGCTTGGCAGGTATGGATGATGACGAAGACACCTTTGCCCCTGTTTTTAAATCAACTAAACGACGAAGCGTATGGTTAGGTGCTAACGTACTTGCCGCACTCGCTGCTGCATCGGTTTCCAATATGTTTGAAGCCACGCTTGAACAAATGGCTGCTATCGCGGTATTAATGACAATAGTCCCTTCTATGGGGGGGGTGGCGGGAAACCAAACCGTTGCACTTGTTATTAGAGGTTTAGCGCTCGGCCATATCGGTGACAGTAATAAAAAAGAATTGCTGCTTAAAGAAGCGGCGATTGGTTTTTTAAACGGATTACTTTGGGCCTTCATTATTGGCGGAATAGTCGTGGTTTGGAAAGGTGATTGGTTGCTTGGTGGGATCATAGCGGCTGCAATGCTGACAAATTTAATTGTTGCTGGTATCGCTGGTGTGACTATCCCAATACTGCTTAAGAAAATGAAAATTGACCCAGCGTTAGCGGGTGGGATGGCACTGACTACCATCACTGATGTCATTGGTTTGTCTGTCTTTTTGGGCTTAGCTACTGTATTTATTTAG
- the pmbA gene encoding metalloprotease PmbA: MDVKQQIAQQKIELELAVEKALKLATGTADAAEVAITKTTGISVSTRMCEVENVEFNSDGALGITVYRGQCKGSASTSDLSERAIQQTVEAALDIARYTSEDPFSGPAPKELMVKEIPDLDLFHPDEPDPDRAAKIAIAAETAALEYSDKIKQSDGASYDSHYGLKVYGNSHGLLASYASSRHSISCVMIGEGKNGVMERDYDYSVARAVGDLWTPERVGRSSSEKTLARLDARKIGTGKYPILFAADAATGLIGHLVMAISGGNLYRKSSFLLEALGTKVLPDWFSIEEKPHVLKGLASSPFDSEGVFTQDRSIITDGILATYLLTSYSARKLNMTPTGHAGGIHNWYVNSTGQDFQQMLKELGTGLLVTELMGQGVNVVTGDYSRGAAGFWVENGEIQYPVSEITIAGNLKDMFKQIVAVGSDIETRSQIQTGSILIESMKVAGE, encoded by the coding sequence ATGGATGTTAAACAACAGATTGCCCAGCAAAAAATAGAGCTCGAACTTGCTGTTGAGAAAGCACTTAAGCTTGCTACAGGTACGGCGGATGCCGCTGAAGTCGCTATTACCAAGACAACGGGTATTAGTGTATCGACTCGTATGTGTGAAGTTGAAAATGTTGAATTTAATAGTGATGGTGCATTAGGTATTACAGTTTACCGCGGTCAATGTAAAGGTAGTGCATCCACCTCAGATTTAAGTGAAAGAGCGATTCAACAAACGGTTGAAGCGGCGCTTGATATTGCAAGGTATACATCCGAAGACCCATTTTCTGGTCCTGCGCCGAAAGAATTGATGGTCAAAGAAATTCCAGACTTAGATCTTTTTCATCCAGACGAACCTGATCCTGATAGAGCAGCTAAAATCGCGATCGCTGCGGAAACTGCCGCGCTAGAGTACAGCGACAAGATCAAACAAAGTGATGGTGCAAGTTATGACAGTCATTATGGTTTAAAAGTTTACGGGAATAGCCATGGTTTGCTCGCCAGCTATGCTTCCAGCCGTCATAGCATTAGTTGTGTCATGATTGGTGAAGGAAAGAATGGTGTGATGGAGCGCGATTACGACTATAGCGTAGCGCGCGCCGTTGGTGATTTATGGACACCAGAAAGGGTGGGGAGAAGCTCGTCAGAGAAAACATTGGCTCGCCTAGATGCGCGCAAAATCGGGACCGGTAAATATCCTATCTTATTTGCAGCTGATGCTGCTACTGGGTTAATTGGCCATTTGGTGATGGCGATTAGTGGAGGTAATTTATATCGGAAATCCTCATTCTTACTAGAGGCCCTTGGAACGAAGGTTCTCCCGGATTGGTTTAGTATTGAAGAGAAGCCTCACGTCCTCAAAGGACTGGCCTCTAGCCCATTTGATAGTGAAGGTGTATTTACTCAAGACCGTTCTATTATCACTGACGGAATACTGGCTACCTATCTGTTGACGAGTTATTCTGCTCGAAAGCTAAATATGACGCCTACAGGTCATGCTGGTGGTATTCATAACTGGTATGTGAACTCAACAGGGCAAGATTTCCAACAGATGCTAAAGGAACTCGGAACAGGGCTTCTTGTTACTGAGTTGATGGGGCAGGGTGTGAATGTTGTGACTGGCGATTATTCTCGCGGAGCCGCTGGGTTCTGGGTGGAAAATGGTGAGATTCAATATCCAGTATCTGAGATTACTATCGCGGGTAATCTAAAAGATATGTTTAAACAGATTGTTGCTGTCGGTTCCGACATTGAAACACGTTCTCAGATTCAAACAGGTTCAATCTTGATTGAATCGATGAAAGTGGCTGGGGAGTAG
- the yjgA gene encoding ribosome biogenesis factor YjgA, with protein sequence MARKNQKAPWEEEEEIIWVSKTEMKNDMEALQKLGVGLVGLKSSVLEKFPLPEGLLTAIIDAQRFKNEAKRRQLQYIGKLMRTIEVEPIQAALDKYLNKHSQATIELHKLEQLRDKLVEQGDIVLNEIIETYPSADRQRMRQLYLQAKREKKANKPPKAYREIFQVLKELKELKEKSE encoded by the coding sequence ATGGCAAGAAAAAACCAAAAAGCACCATGGGAAGAAGAAGAAGAAATCATCTGGGTAAGTAAGACCGAGATGAAAAATGATATGGAAGCGCTGCAAAAACTAGGAGTAGGGCTCGTTGGCTTAAAGTCCTCTGTATTAGAAAAATTCCCACTTCCAGAAGGGCTACTTACCGCAATAATTGACGCGCAACGTTTTAAGAACGAAGCCAAACGCCGTCAATTACAGTACATCGGTAAGTTAATGCGAACGATCGAGGTTGAGCCAATACAGGCCGCTTTGGACAAATATCTAAATAAACACTCTCAGGCAACCATTGAACTGCATAAGCTAGAACAGCTCAGAGACAAGTTAGTGGAGCAAGGCGACATTGTCCTCAATGAGATAATAGAAACCTACCCTAGCGCTGACAGGCAGCGTATGCGCCAACTTTACTTACAAGCAAAACGAGAAAAGAAAGCGAATAAACCACCAAAAGCCTACAGAGAGATCTTTCAGGTACTCAAAGAGTTGAAGGAATTAAAGGAAAAATCAGAATAA
- the tldD gene encoding metalloprotease TldD produces the protein MTINRVENDLLTSSGLTEQNIADTLASIATRQIDYADIYFQSSWHESLVLEDRIIKDGSFNIDRGVGVRAITGEKTGFAYSDQIQLDSLMQSAVAAKGIAQQGQSGQVKTFSRTSNSHSYSDVNPLESLEKQQKIDLLKELDAYIRTKEPLVQEVSVSLSGVYEQILVAATDGTYAADIRPLVRLSISVLAIKGDRRERGSSGGGGRYGYDNFISDDNGRKAAYTFADEAIRQALVNLEADAAPAGAMPVVLGGGWPGVLLHEAVGHGLEGDFNRKGSSVFSGKIGDKVTSGLCTIVDDGTMVDRRGSLNIDDEGVPGQYNTLIESGVLKGYIQDKHNAHLMGVNPTGNGRRESYAHLPMPRMTNTYMLPGEHTPEEIISTVKKGIYAPNFGGGQVDITSGKFVFSTSEAYLIENGKITRPVKGATLIGSGIEAMQQVSMVGNDLSLDKGVGVCGKAGQSVPVGVGQPTLKLDSITVGGTE, from the coding sequence ATGACCATTAATCGTGTAGAAAATGATTTACTCACCTCCTCTGGCTTAACCGAACAAAATATCGCGGATACGCTAGCGAGTATTGCTACGCGTCAGATTGACTATGCCGACATTTATTTTCAATCAAGTTGGCATGAATCCTTAGTATTGGAAGATCGCATTATTAAAGATGGGTCCTTTAATATAGACCGCGGTGTTGGGGTTAGAGCCATCACCGGAGAAAAAACAGGTTTTGCTTATTCTGATCAGATTCAATTAGATAGCCTAATGCAAAGTGCTGTGGCTGCGAAAGGTATTGCACAGCAAGGTCAGTCTGGGCAAGTTAAAACTTTTAGTCGTACTTCTAATAGCCATAGCTATTCAGATGTCAATCCGCTAGAAAGTTTAGAAAAGCAGCAAAAAATTGATCTACTAAAAGAACTTGATGCCTACATTCGAACCAAAGAACCTTTGGTTCAGGAAGTTTCGGTTAGCCTGAGTGGTGTCTATGAGCAAATTCTAGTGGCTGCAACGGATGGTACCTATGCCGCTGACATACGGCCTTTAGTGAGACTTTCTATTAGCGTATTGGCCATTAAAGGTGACCGCAGAGAGCGTGGTAGTTCTGGTGGTGGTGGTCGTTATGGGTACGACAATTTTATTTCAGATGATAACGGTAGGAAGGCGGCTTATACCTTTGCAGATGAAGCAATAAGGCAGGCTTTAGTTAACTTAGAAGCCGATGCAGCACCTGCTGGTGCGATGCCAGTTGTATTGGGTGGTGGTTGGCCCGGCGTATTGCTACATGAAGCAGTAGGGCATGGATTAGAAGGTGACTTTAATCGCAAAGGTTCTTCCGTGTTTTCTGGGAAAATCGGAGATAAAGTCACATCAGGTCTCTGCACTATTGTTGATGATGGCACCATGGTGGATCGACGTGGTTCACTAAACATTGATGACGAAGGTGTTCCAGGGCAATACAATACACTTATCGAAAGCGGTGTACTTAAAGGCTATATCCAAGACAAACACAATGCTCACCTTATGGGCGTTAATCCTACGGGTAATGGACGCAGAGAATCTTATGCGCATTTGCCAATGCCCCGAATGACCAATACCTATATGTTGCCAGGCGAACATACCCCAGAAGAGATCATCTCGACGGTGAAAAAAGGGATATATGCGCCAAACTTTGGTGGTGGTCAGGTAGATATAACCTCAGGGAAATTTGTTTTCTCAACGTCGGAAGCTTATTTGATTGAGAATGGTAAGATTACTCGGCCTGTAAAAGGCGCGACGCTTATCGGTTCTGGCATAGAAGCGATGCAGCAAGTCTCTATGGTCGGCAATGATCTGTCTTTAGATAAAGGTGTCGGTGTGTGTGGTAAGGCTGGCCAAAGTGTACCAGTTGGCGTTGGGCAGCCAACATTGAAATTAGATTCTATTACTGTTGGTGGAACGGAGTAA